The genomic segment ATATTATACATACGACAGAACTTTATATGACCTATGTCAGGAGTCAAACTGATTTATTCTCAGTATGGAATTGTCGTCCATCAAATGGACTCGGAAGATACCGTTCGCTACTTGAGCTGCTCCAATAGGGATTTGTTCTCGATGGCCCATTTGAGCAATGCGTTCTGTTCCCCGTTCAAGTCCAACTTCTTACTGATATTGCTTCTGTGATTGGACACCGTCTTAGGACTGATGAAGAGCATGTCCGCAATTTCAGCACTCGTCTTCTGACGGGCGATGAGCTTCAAGATATTCAACTCCTGTTCGGATAGTTTTTGGGACAGATCGTCCTTTTTAGAGCCTTGCTGGATCAGGTGATGGGTCAGGCTGGAATTGACGTAGGATCGTCCTTCGGCCACGGTATGTATGCAGTCGATGATCTCCTTCTCACTGCTCTCCTTGATCAGATAGCCTTTTACACCCATGGCCAATGCCTTATTCAGGAAATCACCATCCTTGAATAATGTCAGAAGGACGAAACGGGTCTCCAGCCCTTCTTCCAATAGAGTCTTGGCCACCTCCAATCCGGTGAAGTGCGGCATCTCGATATCGAGTAGGGCTATATCTGGACGGATGCTCCGAATGTGTTCCATGGCGTCCTTCCCATTATCCGCACTGCCGACCCATTCCAGCCCTTCGGTCTCGATCAAGAGGTC from the Flavobacteriales bacterium genome contains:
- a CDS encoding response regulator transcription factor, yielding MTSQKKITVFNADDHPILRKGISDLLIETEGLEWVGSADNGKDAMEHIRSIRPDIALLDIEMPHFTGLEVAKTLLEEGLETRFVLLTLFKDGDFLNKALAMGVKGYLIKESSEKEIIDCIHTVAEGRSYVNSSLTHHLIQQGSKKDDLSQKLSEQELNILKLIARQKTSAEIADMLFISPKTVSNHRSNISKKLDLNGEQNALLKWAIENKSLLEQLK